GATACTCACGAAGCGGATCATTCTGTCCATATGCCCGCAGATGGATTCCTTGGCGCAGCTGATCCATTGCATCGATATGGTCTGTCCATTTTGTATCGATCGTGCGGAGCAGGACGACTTTTTCAAACTCACGCATGCGTTCGGGTGTCAGTTCCGCTTCTTTTTCATTATAGTACCGGATTGCCTCCTGCTGTACAAGGCTGATCAGCTCTTCCTGTGACTTCCCGTCAAGGTCCTGCAGCGACAGTCGGTCTTCAGGCAGAAGATTGGCATGGATTACATCAAGCAACGTCTTTAGGTGCCATTCCGCCTGGCTTTCCCCTTGCGTATACGACTGGACAGTGCGACGGATTGTGCGGCTGATCATATCTTCGACAAGCCCGCGCATGTTCTCTGTTTCCAGCACTTCCATGCGTTCCTTGTAAATGACTTCACGTTGCTGTCGCAGCACGTCGTCATACTGAAGCAGTCGTTTCCGCGCATCGAAGTTATTGCCCTCCACCCGTTTCTGGGCGGACTCGACTGCACGGGATACCATGCGGGACTGCAGCGGCTGGGAATCGTCCATGCCAAGCCGTCCCATCATTGTGCGCATCGAGTCAGATCCGAACCGGCGCATAAGATCATCTTCAAGCGACAGATAGAACTGAGTAACACCCGGATCTCCCTGACGGCCTGAACGGCCGCGAAGCTGATTATCGATCCGGCGGGATTCATGCCGCTCGGTCCCGATGACAGCCAGACCTCCGGCTTCGGTGACCCCTTCTCCGAGCTTGATATCGGTTCCGCGCCCCGCCATGTTGGTCGCGATCGTAACGGCACCTTTCTGTCCGGCATCCAGAATGATTTCTGCTTCTGTGCCGTGGTTCTTGGCGTTCAGCACGCTATGCTTGATGCCATACTTCGTCAGGTAATTCGAGATGATTTCCGATGTCTCGATTGCGACTGTACCGACGAGCACCGGCTGACCGTTCTTGTGCCGGTCCCGGATATCTTCTGCAACGGCTTTATATTTGCCTTCGATGGTCGCAAAGATTAAGTCCGGGTGATCTTGACGGATTACCGGTTTGTTCGTCGGAATAGACACAACATTCATATTGTAAATATTGCGGAATTCCTCTTCTTCCGTTTTCGCTGTACCTGTCATACCGGACAGTTTGTCATACCGGCGGAAGTAGTTCTGGAACGTAATCGTGGCCATTGTCATCGATTCGTTCTGAATTTCGAGTCCTTCTTTCGCTTCGATCGCCTGGTGCAGTCCATCAGAGTAGCGGCGCCCTTTCATGAGGCGTCCGGTGAACTGGTCAACAATAATCACTTCTTCTTCCTGCACAACGTAATCAACGTCCTTATGCATGGTGACATGCGCTTTAAGTGACTGGTTAATGGCATGATTCAGCCGAACATGGGCAATATCGAACAGGTTATCGATTCCGAATGCCTTTTCAGCCTTTTCGATGCCATCTTCCGTCAACACTACACCTTTTGTTGTTTCATCATAGGAATAATCAGTATCCTTGTTCAGCATGCTGGCGAACTGGTTCGCCTGCACATAGAGCTGGGCTGCCTTGGCTGCAGCGCCGGAAATGATCAGCGGCGTCCGCGCTTCATCGATCAAAATCGAGTCCACTTCATCAATGACGGCATAATGAAGCGGGCGCTGCACCATATGCTCTTTATAAAGCACCATATTATCCCGCAAATAATCGAACCCAAGTTCATTGTTCGTGCTATACATGACATCCGTCTCGTAAGCAGCCCGCTTTTCTTCTTTCGTCAGTCCGCTTTGATTTAAGCCGACCGTCAGTCCGAGCCACTGATACAGCTGCCCCATTTCCTCAGCATCCCGGCTGGCAAGGTATTCATTGACTGTAACGACGTGGGTGCCTTTTTTCGTCAGAGCATTCAGGTAGATTGCGAGCGTCGATGTCAGCGTCTTCCCTTCACCCGTCCGCATCTCGGCGATATTACCGCCGTGAAGCGCAGCAGCACCCATAAGCTGAACGCGGAAAGGATAAAGGCCAAGCACGCGCTTTGCCGCCTCCCTTACAGTCGCAAAAGCTTCCGGCAGGAGGTCATCCAGTGACTCTCCTTTTTCATGGCGTTCCATGAATTCCGCTGTTTTTGCCTGCAGTTCCTCATCAGACAGCGCCTCAAATTGCGAGGCGAGCGCTTCAACACTGTCAGCTGTCTTTTCCAGTTTCTTCAGATCACGTTTATTTGGATCAAATACTTTATTTAAAACTCCAAGCATGTATAACCGCTCCCTGCTTAATTTACCTCGATAAGTTTCAACGTACATTTTACCACTTTCACTTGATGTGAAGCAAATAGTTGACCGCTAGTTCTTGCGGGCAGCCAGGAACCGCAAAAGGTCATTAAACGGAAGCGGGCGGCTCACCAGGTATCCTTGCACCGATTCAGCCTTCCAGCTTTTCAAAAGGGCCAGTTCCTCATCCTGTTCCACCCCTTCAGCCACGACTTTCATATCAAGTGCCTTTGCAAGCTCGATAACCGTATGGACAATTGCCTGCATATGCGGTTCTTCTGCCATCCGGCTAATAAATGTGCGATCGATTTTCAAGCGGTCAACCGGAAGTATCCGCAAGTAATTCAGTGATGAATAACCTGAACCGAAATCATCCAATGCCACTTTGATGCCGATTGCCTTCAGTGCATAAAGTGTCCGGCGCGCTTCATTGATACGGTCAACAATAACCGATTCCGTAATTTCAATTTCAAGCGCTTCAGGAGGGTAGCCATAAAAAGCGAGAAGCCTTTCGATTTTCCGGGGCAAATGGTGGTCATGCAATTGCCGCACATTCAGGTTGACAGATACCGTTCCGATTTCAGGATGCTGTCTCAGCAGATCACTTCCCAGCCGGATGCTCTCCTCCATAACCCATTCATCAATACTTGTAATTTGCCCGCTTTGTTCTGCCACAGGGATGAATTCACTCGGACTGATTAATCCCTGTACCGGATGATTCCACCGAAGTAATGTCTCCACCCCATTCAGCCTGCCTGACGCCAGATCAAGCTGCGGCTGAAAGTGCAGCACCAGCTCGTCGTTGTCAATCGCAGTCCGCAGACCCCGTTCAATCGAATTTCGCGCGGCAACTTTCTGTTTCATATCATCGCCAAAAAATAAAATGCGGTCCCGGCCGGCTTCTTTAGCCTCAGACAGAGCCGTGTCGGCAGCAGCCAGCAACTCTTCTTTATTGGCTGCATCGTACGGATATACCGAAACTCCGATTGTCGCTGTCATATACACCAATTGTCCTCGCACCTCGTAAGGCTCTGTCAGCCGGGCATGCAATTCTTTCATATGCAGATGAAGCAGCGCAATATCTTCAACTGTCGCCCGGAGCACAAGGATGAATTCATCTCCGCTGAAGCGCCCGATGAAAGTTTCATCTGTCATAAACTCATTGCGCAGCCGCTGACTGAATTGCACCAGCAGCTCATCCCCGAATGTGTGTCCGCTGATATCATTGATCTGTTTGAAGCGGTCAAGGTCAAGAAAAGCGATGGCGACCACTTGATCTGACTCTTCCGCTTTCCGTATAGCTGCAGTGATCACTTCTTCCGTATGGTAGCGGTTTGGCATGTCTGTCAGATTGTCATACAGCGCCTGATAATTCATCTCGGCAACCTGCTCATGAATCCGCTCGGCAAGACGCTTCACCGCTCTGGCTATCGCTCCGACTTCATCGCCCCGGCTGAGCGCTGCAGAAATCTGATGGCCCGGAACTTCAGCCTTGCTTATGTCATGAAGCAGCACCGGGATTTCCCGCAGCAAATATTTTAATACTGCAAGGATTGTCAGGAGAACCGCCACCACGCCCACCAGCCAGACCAGAAGGGAAAACGACCGGAGTTCCTCGATCGGCTCAAGCGCGACTGATGCCGGAATTGCGCTGATCACAGACCAGTTCAATGTCGGAACCTGGACTCTCTCTGCAAGCAGCAAGCCATTTGCCGTGGAGATCTGCTGCACCTCTCCTACAGGTAAATCCTCATTGTTCAGCACTTCTCCCAAACGGGCGGGATCATAAATCACGTCCCCTTCCTCTGACAGAATCAGCAGTTGCTGATCGAATGACTGAATCGAATCAAGGACAGGCAGAATTGCTTCCAGGTATATATCCAGCCCGACAAAACCGAGTCGTCCTTCTTGGTCTATCACTGGATGTATGACGCTGACTGTCGGTTTCGATGTCAGCAGATCCGTGTAAGGCCGCGAATATGTAGTGTCGAGGCTATTTGTCGCCTCTTCAAACCAAGGCCGTTGGAGCGGCGCAGTTTCGACAAGCTGTTCTCCATGATCAGCGATCAAAAATCGTTCTTCAGTATGCGATACCCAGACCGAGCCGATTCCTTCACTGCTTTCCTGAATCTTCGTTACCGCTTCATTCAGCTGAGAATAATATGGATTTGCTGCTATGCCGTTTCCATCTGCAACAGCCAGGAAATCAGCTGTCAGCGGCCGCTTTGCCAGTTGACGGGCAATTTCCCCATTCAACTCCAGCTGTTTTGAAATATCCAGCGCTGTCAATTCACTTTTCAGCAGCAATTCATGTTCAATATGTTCCAGTAGGTAATTCTCATAGCGTTCTGTTGAGACAGCGGCCAGTAATAGCAGCACTACCAGTACGGCAACCAGCATTACGACCGCCACTTTTCCCGTCAGCCCCGTCTTTACGTCTTTCACTTTCCTTCCCATGCCGCCCTCCTTACCACTAGCCATGTTTTCAAGAACAAAAAAAGCCTCTCCGGGTTTAAGAGAGGCTTTCAACTTCGTCAGCTTGTTTCAATCAGCCCGTATGTGCCGTCTTTCCGTTTGTAAACAATATTCGTGCCATTGGAATCTGCATCTGTAAAGACGTAAAAATTATGACCCAGCATGTTCATCTGAAGCACAGCTTCCTCTTCGTCCATTGGCTTCAGATCAAACTGTTTTGTCCGGACGATTGTCAGGTCTTCTTCATCTTCTTCAGCGATCCGCTGCTGCTGCGCTTCGTTTTCAAGCGCTGCGAAAGCAACTCCGATTCCGTCGCGGTCACGGAACTTACGATTTACCCGGGTCTTGTATTTGCGGATCTGCCGTTCAAGTTTATCAACAATCAAATCTACTGCCGCATACAGATCATTGTGGCGTTCTTCTGCGCGCAGTGTTAGATTTTTCATCGGAATCGTGACTTCCACTTTTGTTTGAGCGTTATTGTATGTTCGCACGTTCACGTTCGCTGTAGCGTT
Above is a genomic segment from Planococcus lenghuensis containing:
- the hpf gene encoding ribosome hibernation-promoting factor, HPF/YfiA family, whose translation is MLQYNIRGENIDVTPAIREHIERKVEKVERYFPEGTNATANVNVRTYNNAQTKVEVTIPMKNLTLRAEERHNDLYAAVDLIVDKLERQIRKYKTRVNRKFRDRDGIGVAFAALENEAQQQRIAEEDEEDLTIVRTKQFDLKPMDEEEAVLQMNMLGHNFYVFTDADSNGTNIVYKRKDGTYGLIETS
- the secA gene encoding preprotein translocase subunit SecA codes for the protein MLGVLNKVFDPNKRDLKKLEKTADSVEALASQFEALSDEELQAKTAEFMERHEKGESLDDLLPEAFATVREAAKRVLGLYPFRVQLMGAAALHGGNIAEMRTGEGKTLTSTLAIYLNALTKKGTHVVTVNEYLASRDAEEMGQLYQWLGLTVGLNQSGLTKEEKRAAYETDVMYSTNNELGFDYLRDNMVLYKEHMVQRPLHYAVIDEVDSILIDEARTPLIISGAAAKAAQLYVQANQFASMLNKDTDYSYDETTKGVVLTEDGIEKAEKAFGIDNLFDIAHVRLNHAINQSLKAHVTMHKDVDYVVQEEEVIIVDQFTGRLMKGRRYSDGLHQAIEAKEGLEIQNESMTMATITFQNYFRRYDKLSGMTGTAKTEEEEFRNIYNMNVVSIPTNKPVIRQDHPDLIFATIEGKYKAVAEDIRDRHKNGQPVLVGTVAIETSEIISNYLTKYGIKHSVLNAKNHGTEAEIILDAGQKGAVTIATNMAGRGTDIKLGEGVTEAGGLAVIGTERHESRRIDNQLRGRSGRQGDPGVTQFYLSLEDDLMRRFGSDSMRTMMGRLGMDDSQPLQSRMVSRAVESAQKRVEGNNFDARKRLLQYDDVLRQQREVIYKERMEVLETENMRGLVEDMISRTIRRTVQSYTQGESQAEWHLKTLLDVIHANLLPEDRLSLQDLDGKSQEELISLVQQEAIRYYNEKEAELTPERMREFEKVVLLRTIDTKWTDHIDAMDQLRQGIHLRAYGQNDPLREYQNEGFAMFEAMVESIDEDVAKYALKAEIRDNLERQEVAKSQAVNPKEQGTEKKKRMPARKAMTIGRNALCPCGSGKKFKNCHGAEAAQQ
- a CDS encoding putative bifunctional diguanylate cyclase/phosphodiesterase; this encodes MGRKVKDVKTGLTGKVAVVMLVAVLVVLLLLAAVSTERYENYLLEHIEHELLLKSELTALDISKQLELNGEIARQLAKRPLTADFLAVADGNGIAANPYYSQLNEAVTKIQESSEGIGSVWVSHTEERFLIADHGEQLVETAPLQRPWFEEATNSLDTTYSRPYTDLLTSKPTVSVIHPVIDQEGRLGFVGLDIYLEAILPVLDSIQSFDQQLLILSEEGDVIYDPARLGEVLNNEDLPVGEVQQISTANGLLLAERVQVPTLNWSVISAIPASVALEPIEELRSFSLLVWLVGVVAVLLTILAVLKYLLREIPVLLHDISKAEVPGHQISAALSRGDEVGAIARAVKRLAERIHEQVAEMNYQALYDNLTDMPNRYHTEEVITAAIRKAEESDQVVAIAFLDLDRFKQINDISGHTFGDELLVQFSQRLRNEFMTDETFIGRFSGDEFILVLRATVEDIALLHLHMKELHARLTEPYEVRGQLVYMTATIGVSVYPYDAANKEELLAAADTALSEAKEAGRDRILFFGDDMKQKVAARNSIERGLRTAIDNDELVLHFQPQLDLASGRLNGVETLLRWNHPVQGLISPSEFIPVAEQSGQITSIDEWVMEESIRLGSDLLRQHPEIGTVSVNLNVRQLHDHHLPRKIERLLAFYGYPPEALEIEITESVIVDRINEARRTLYALKAIGIKVALDDFGSGYSSLNYLRILPVDRLKIDRTFISRMAEEPHMQAIVHTVIELAKALDMKVVAEGVEQDEELALLKSWKAESVQGYLVSRPLPFNDLLRFLAARKN